The DNA segment AACGGAACTTCAGGTCGAGGATAAGTATGTCGAATTGAATAAGGCGGACCTTGCCCGCGCCAATCGGGAGAGCAGGGAGACTGCCGCCATCTACGCCAGGATCACGGATCAGATGCTTTGGACGCAGCCGTTCGCCATTCCCATTCCCGGCGAGACCTCCGGGACTAATTTCGGTCATCGGCGAGTCTTCAATGGTGAGCCCCGCGCCCCTCATGCCGGAGCGGATTTGCGCGCGAAGACGGGAACGCCGATACACGCAACGAACCGGGGGCGTGTGGTTCTGGCGAAGAGTCTGTTTTTCACCGGGAACACTGTCATCCTTGATCATGGACTGGGAATTTATTCGCTCTATGCCCACCTTTCGCGTATCGATGTGAGAGTGGGTGAAGTTATCAACAATGGACAACAAGTGGGTCTTTCCGGCGCTACCGGCCGCGTGACCGGCCCGCACCTGCATTGGGGAATGGTCGTGCAGGGCGCGCGCGTTGATCCTTTTACTCTGGTGAATATCAAATAACATGTTCGACTTTTTCAAACGCGGTCAATCGCCATCCCAGAGACAAATCGACAAGCTCGTCAAGCGGCTCACCGAAGAGCAGGGTGAACGCGGGCCACGCGAGGAAGCCGCAATGCGCCTCGCTGAATGGGGAACGCCGGATGCGCTTTATGCGCTTCTGAAACGTTTTACGATGTCCAGCAAAACACTTTCCGAGGACATCGACGAAAAGCGCGTCGTGGTCCGGATGCTGGTCGAGAAGGGTCATGATGCGGTCGAGCCTATCCTCCGCTTTGTCAGTTCCCACCATAATGTCGAGTGGCCTATTCAGGCGCTTTCCGAAATCCTTCCCCGGGAAGAGCTGGTTCCGAAGCTGGTCGGCGCACTCGAAAAGGTTGCGGCCGGCAGCGAATTCACCCCGCCCCAACACAAATCGGATTTGATCCGCGCGATGCGAGGGCATGTCACGCCGGAAATTGCGGCCGTGTTGGGCCGGTTCATGGCGGACGATGACGACGACGTTCGCATTGCGGCAATCGATGCCTTGTCCGAAGTCGGAGAAGAGATGCGCGAGCCGCTGATCGAAGCATTTCTCCAGGCCGAAGAGCGGCCGCGGATCCGGATCAAGATCGCAGAAATATTTGCGGATCATGACTGGCCTGTGAAAGGATACCGGCCGAGGATCGAAGAAACACTGCCGGAAGGATTCCACCTCTCCGCGAAAGGACTGATTCGGAGGAGATAGTTTTGGAGATTCGCAAAGCCCGCTCGTGGGCGATCTTCTGCATGGCCGTGTGGCTGACAGGGACTGTCGCCATGGCCATCGTCGCCACCGAAAATTTTTTCAGAATCGACCCGCTTCTCGATGCGCAGCCGAACCCTGTTTTTGCCTCAGATATCGAAAAGCTCGGCAGGGACGCCATTCACGACGTCATGTATTACTACTCGTCGGAACTGAACCGGTTGTATTTTCAGTTCTGGAACCTGGCGCAGCTGGCCATCGGAATTCTGACGTTGTGGTTGATTGCGAGGATCCCCGGCGCGGAGCGCGCGAAGTGGGAAGTGGTGGCGATGCTGGGTATCGTGTTGTTTCTGACCGTCCTGATTACGCCGCGGATCGTTTCCGTCGGCCGCTCGCTCGATTTTGTTCCGCGGACGCCGCCGCCGGAGGGTTTGCGGACGTTCGGATTGCTGCACGCGGCGTATACGGTGTTCGATGGGATTGAGTTGATCCTGGGTATTCTGGTGACGTTGAAACTGGTGCACTCAAAAGATTAATTTTTAAATCTGCAACGTCGGCCCACCAAAGTTGATTAAATTTCCCCTTATCGAATTCCGCCCATCAACTTCCGGACAGGCCTCACCAGCACCCCAAGGACACCCGCCGCAACCAGCGTCACCACGGCGACATAACCAAACAGGGTCGGCAATGGCAATGTGGTAAAGAACCCCGCCGTCCAGCCGGCCAGCTTATCGCCGACGGCAATCGATAACAGCCATACTCCCATCATGAGCCCCACAATCCGCACAGGGGCGAGCTTCGTC comes from the Terriglobia bacterium genome and includes:
- a CDS encoding HEAT repeat domain-containing protein; this encodes MFDFFKRGQSPSQRQIDKLVKRLTEEQGERGPREEAAMRLAEWGTPDALYALLKRFTMSSKTLSEDIDEKRVVVRMLVEKGHDAVEPILRFVSSHHNVEWPIQALSEILPREELVPKLVGALEKVAAGSEFTPPQHKSDLIRAMRGHVTPEIAAVLGRFMADDDDDVRIAAIDALSEVGEEMREPLIEAFLQAEERPRIRIKIAEIFADHDWPVKGYRPRIEETLPEGFHLSAKGLIRRR
- a CDS encoding M23 family metallopeptidase — its product is MSGLIYLFLTLVAFSANQGSAVRLTIPNEAGVKALEVVWETKKVPAFLEGDLWVTILGVDLDTKAGNHIADVLLTMTDGHIEKREVTVQVVSKKYPTTELQVEDKYVELNKADLARANRESRETAAIYARITDQMLWTQPFAIPIPGETSGTNFGHRRVFNGEPRAPHAGADLRAKTGTPIHATNRGRVVLAKSLFFTGNTVILDHGLGIYSLYAHLSRIDVRVGEVINNGQQVGLSGATGRVTGPHLHWGMVVQGARVDPFTLVNIK